A segment of the Bordetella flabilis genome:
AACCTGCCGCATCCCAGCGTGCCGGTGGGCGCATCGAGCGACGATAATGTCGAGGTCCGCCGCTGGATCCCCGGGGCCGCGGCACCGGACGGCAATCCGGCGCCCCTGCCTTTCGAGCCCAGGGACCATGTGGCGGTCGGCGAGGCGCTGGGCCTGGATTTCGACCTGGCCGCCAAGCTGTCCGGTGCGCGCTTTTCCTTCATGCGCGGCCAGGCGGCGCGCCTGCACCGCGCGCTGGCGCAGTTCATGCTGGACCTGCACACCGGCCAGCATGGCTACACGGAGTGCTATACCCCCTACATCGTCAACAGTTCGACCCTGTACGGAGTCGGTCAGTTGCCGAAGTTCAAGGACGACATGTTCTGGGTCACCAAGGGCGGCGGCGATGACGATCCGCGCGAGGATGCGCAAGGACGGCCCTATGTGCGCGAAGACCAATACCTGATCTCGACGTCGGAGGTCACGCTGACCAGCGTCGCGCGTGACACCATCCTGGCCGATGCCGACTTGCCCATGAAGCTGACGGCGCATACGCCCTGCTTCCGTTCGGAAGCCGGCAGCGGCGGTCGCGATACGCGGGGCATGATACGGCAGCACCAGTTCGACAAGGTGGAAATGGTGCAGATCGTGCGGCCCGAAACCTCCTATGACGCCCTGGACGAAATGGTTGGCCATGCCGAACGCGTGCTGCAGCTGCTGGGCCTGCCCTATCGCGTGATGCTGCTGTGCACGGGCGATATGGGCTTCAACTCGGCCAAGACGTATGACCTCGAAGTATGGTTGCCGGCGCAGAACGCATGGCGCGAAATTTCGTCGGTCTCCAACTGCGAAAACTTCCAGGCGCGCCGGATGCAGGGCCGCTTCCGCAACGCCGCGGGCAAGCCGGAATTCGTGCACACCTTGAATGGATCGGGCCTGGCCGTGGGGCGCGCCATGGTGGCCGTGCTCGAGAATTGCCAACAGGCCGATGGCAGCGTGCTGGTGCCGGAGGTACTGCAGCCCTATATGGGTGGGCTCTCCGTGCTGCGTCCCTGAGCGGCGCGCACCCGGCAAAAAAGAAACCCGCCGAGGCGGGTTTCTTTTTTGGGAGAGGGCGCGAATGACGCCCGGTGGCATGCGTTTAGTGGCGCCCGTGGCCACGGCCATGGCCATGCCCATGGCCGTCATAGCGTTCGCGGTAGTAGCGCGGGCCGCCATGGTAATAGACCGGCCTTGGGTAGTAGTACGGGCGCGGGGCTACATACACGGGGCGCGGCGCTACATAGACAGGCGCGGGCGCAACATAGACCGGCGGCGGGGCGACGTAGACGGGCGCGGCCGGGGCGGCATAGACCGGGCCACCGATGATCACCGGTGGTACGCCGATCGAGATGCCCACATCCACACGGGCCAACGCGACGCCCGATGCCAGGAGGGCTGCGGCGCCGAGGCCGGAGACTATCCAACGTTTCATCATGATTGCACCTGCCTTTGCTGCCGGGCAGCGATGTAAATTGACACCCCTATTGTCGGCCAAACCGGTACCCCGTGCAGCCGCCACGCCCGGGCAAAAGGCGACAATCCGCTACACGCCGCCTGCCGTCCTGTGCGCATTTGTGGATTTGGGTATTTTTGAGTGGTTCGTTTCTGCGGGCTAAAACGCACCCCGAAATCCGGTGAAACAAGTGACCGGTAGTCCGGCTTTGGCGGCCAACTTACAAAGCCTAACAAAGGGGACTCTGTGGCGCACAAATGGGCGCACAGCTGCCAGTCCGCAGGCGTTAAGCACTTGGACAATCTTTATCGCTCTTTGTTTCGAGTCGGCAATAAAGGCGTCCCATGCGGACGGCACAATGCGCCTCAACCGCCGCCATCCCGGCCGGCGGGCCTAACTTATCCGGGGGGCACATGGAAACTCGCACGGTCAATGGCTTTCGTATTCGTTGCGCGGTGGCAGCCGAGGGCGATCGCAAATACCGCGTCCAGGTGTGGACCCGCCGGATAGGTGGAAACGCCCCGGAGAAATGCTGGCCCATGGTCGGCGGACGCACATTCACGTCGCAGGACGAGGCGGAGCTCAACTGCCGCCAACTGTTCCAGGGTATCCGCGGCGTGCGCTACAACGGCGAGCCGGAATATCCGCACGGCTGATTGCCGTTACACTGCCGCTTTTCGGTGACGGCGGCAGTGCAATGGCCTACGAAAATTTGTTCTGGGGCATGGCCACGATAGTGGCCATCGCCATATTGGGCGGTGCATTTTTCGCACGCGCCCGTCGCGTCGGCGCGACCGTGACGGGTTGCGGCTTGCTCGCCGTGGTCAACGGGGCTTGGGTGCTCTATCTGACCGCCGCTGGGCCTTTCGCGGACCACGCGGCCATCCTCGCCGTCGCAGCCATTCTCTTCACCCTGGTGATCGGCACGGCCGCCGCACTCGCCATGCGGCGGGTGTTTCACCGCTAACCGGGGCTGACACGGTCGGAGCGGCTAGATGACGAAGCCCGCCCGCTTGCGCAGTGCCAGGGATTCATCACCGCCCAGCGCTTCCACGAAGCGGGCCGCCAGCGCCGGATCGGCCGCGCGCGTGCAGCACGCCGCGGTATAGACCGTGCTCAGGCCATAGCCCTGTGGCAGTTCGGAGACCAGCGTCACGCCCGGGGTGTACAGGATTTCCGTCACCTGGGTGCAGCCGATCATGTCTTCGCCTGAAGACCTGGCCAGTTCACCCATGGCCACGGCGCCGTTTGGATACTCGTGAATGCGGCCGGCCAATGCCTCTTCCAGGCCCAATTTGCGCAACATGCCGGCGATGTGCTGGCCCGCCGTCGACTGCGTCAGGTGAGGCACGTACAGGCCCTGGGCCTTGGCCAGCGTCGCCTTCAGCGCCTCGCCGTCGCCCACGGCGATAGGTGGGGTGCCCGTGCGAACCGCCACGCCGGTTTCGACGCGCCCCAGAGGACGCGCGCTACCCGGCACTACGTGGCCTTGGCGCTCCAGATCCCGGATCAAAGCCTCGGACAGGATGACCACATCGCAAGGAGCGCCACCGAGCAGGTTGTCGCGCATGGTGCCCACCGCGCCGAAAGTCGCGGCCAGCGTGCAGCCGTGGCGTTGCTCGAAGTCGGCCTGCAGCCCCGTGGCCACGGCCTTGGCGGCGCCGCCGCTGAAAAGCGTGAGATTCATGTCGTTCCTTGTTTGTCGGAGTGCCGGGCTTTAGTGCGGCAATATGCGCGCTAGGCCTGCATGGCGTGAGTTATGTTTTCGAAGGTGAGGGGCAGGTCGCGCACGCGCACGCCCAAGGCATCGAATACCGCGTTGCCGATCGCGGCCGCGGTGGGTCCCAGGGAGGTTTCCCCGGCGCCCAGCGGATCGCCGCCGGCGTCCTGGACGATGGCGATGTCGACTTCCGGGACATCGGGAAAGCGCAGCATCGGATAGTGTTCCCAGTTGTCGCCCAGCATGCGCATGCGATCGAAGCGGGCGGATTCCATCAATGTCCAGCTGACCGCCTGCAGCGCGCCGCCTTCGATCTGCTGGCGTACGCCGTCCGGATTGATCGCCAGGCCGACGTCCACCGCGATCCACAGGCGCCGTACGCGGACCCGCTCCTGCACGTCGACATCCGCCACGACGGCGCAATAGGCGCCGGTATTCTTGTAGCGGGCAAAACCCATCCCTCGGCCCTGGCCCTCGCCAGGCGGGCCGCTGCGGGACGGCCATTGCGCCATGGCGGCCGCCTTTTCCAGGACGGCGATGCCGCGCGGGTCCTGCAGGTGCGCGAGCCGATAGGCCAGCGGATCGACGCCTGCCGCGTGCGCCAATTCGTCCATGAAGGACTCGATGGCAAAGACGTTGCCGTAGGCGCCCAGCGCACGCAGCGACGACGTGCGCATGGGGACGTCGAGCACCCGATGGCATACGACGCTGCTGGCGGGGAAGCGATAAATGGGCTCCGCATTGCGATCGGCGCCGCCCCCGGCGGCACGCGGCGCGTCCACCGACGCCAGTCTTTCGAAGGGGCTGGCCAGGTACCAGCTGCCCAGCAAGGTCGGCGACGCGGCGCGGCCGGGACGCAAGCCATGGCCGGGGCTCCAGAGCTCATGGCGCCAGGCGGTGACCTGGCCGCGCGCATCGACATCGGCTTGCAGCGCCATCGACATGGCCGGCCCCAGCGGCGACCAGTTCAGTTCGTCGGCGCGCGACCATTGCACCCGTACCGGCCGGCCCGCGCAGTGGCCTGCCAGCCACGCCGCATCGAAGGCCACGTCGTCCGCACCGTTGTGCCCGTAGCAGCCTGCGCCTTGCATATGCCGCACCACGATGGCGCTCTCGGCCAGGCCCAGGGCCAGGCTCAGGTCCTTGCGCAGGTTGAATATTCCCTGTGTATGGCTCCAGACTTCGAGGTTCGCGCCCTGTGCCAGGGCTACCGCGCAGGAGGGGCCGATCGATCCATGCTTGATGAAGGGCTTGCTATAGGCGGCGCGCAGCGTCCTGGTGGCAGGCGCCGTGGCGTCGGATGGCCGCGGATTTTCCCCGGCGTCGCCCAGGCGCAGATCCACGGTGGGCAGTGTCTTCAGCCACGCGGGCAGCGCGTCGGCATCGGGCAGCGTCGGGCTCTCGCGCCAGCGTGCCGATGCGGCCAGGGCCGCCGCTGCCCGTTCGGCCAGCGATTCCGTATCCGCGATCACGCCGGCCAGCGAGCCATCCCGCACCACGGCGACCACGCCCTTCCAGCCCGATACCGTCGCCGCGTCCCAGTCCAGCAGCTCGGCCGCAGGAGAGGGCGGGCGGACCATGCGCCCGTGCACCATGCCGGGAAGAACGAGGTCGTGAATGAAGCGGAAGCGGCCGAACACCTTGTCGGCGATGTCGGCACGCGCCTGGGCCGTACCCACGATGGCATAGCGGGCGCGTTCCTTCGGCGTGACATCGCCATGCAGGGCACAGTCCAGCAGCGTGTCGCCGTCCATGTCCCAGTAGCTGGCCAGCGGCCGCTCACCATGATGGATGACCCCGTCGAGCACCCGCAGCGCGTCCATCGGCACGCCGTGTCGCGCAGCGGCCTCCGCCAGGAAAATGGCACGCGCCTGCGCGCAGGCGTGGCGCAGCGCGGCGCCGGAGTGCTGTATCGACAGGCTGCCGGACGTCACGGCTTCGTCCGGACTGCCCGCCGTGCTGGCGGGCGCCATGCGCACGCGCGTGAAGTCGACGTCCAGTTCTTCCGCGGCAATCTGGGCCAGGGCGGTCAGGATGCCCTGGCCGAGTTCGACCTTGCCGGAGCGGACCTCCACGTAACCCGCGGCGTCGATGCGCAACCAGGTCGACAGGCGTGGGTTGCCTTGCAGGCTGAAGGGTAGCGGTGTGGCCGCGGTCATGACGATGCCTGCGCGCGGTGGATGGCGCGCATGACACGCACGTGGGTGCCGCAACGGCACAGGTTGCGCTCCATGCCGGCGCGGATATCGGCGTCGGAGGGCTGCGGGCAGCGTTTGAGCAGCGCTGCGCCGGCGATCAGCATGCCGGAGGTGCAATAGCCACATTGCGCAGCCTGTT
Coding sequences within it:
- a CDS encoding molybdate ABC transporter substrate-binding protein — encoded protein: MNLTLFSGGAAKAVATGLQADFEQRHGCTLAATFGAVGTMRDNLLGGAPCDVVILSEALIRDLERQGHVVPGSARPLGRVETGVAVRTGTPPIAVGDGEALKATLAKAQGLYVPHLTQSTAGQHIAGMLRKLGLEEALAGRIHEYPNGAVAMGELARSSGEDMIGCTQVTEILYTPGVTLVSELPQGYGLSTVYTAACCTRAADPALAARFVEALGGDESLALRKRAGFVI
- a CDS encoding virulence factor; this encodes MKRWIVSGLGAAALLASGVALARVDVGISIGVPPVIIGGPVYAAPAAPVYVAPPPVYVAPAPVYVAPRPVYVAPRPYYYPRPVYYHGGPRYYRERYDGHGHGHGRGHGRH
- a CDS encoding xanthine dehydrogenase family protein molybdopterin-binding subunit — translated: MTAATPLPFSLQGNPRLSTWLRIDAAGYVEVRSGKVELGQGILTALAQIAAEELDVDFTRVRMAPASTAGSPDEAVTSGSLSIQHSGAALRHACAQARAIFLAEAAARHGVPMDALRVLDGVIHHGERPLASYWDMDGDTLLDCALHGDVTPKERARYAIVGTAQARADIADKVFGRFRFIHDLVLPGMVHGRMVRPPSPAAELLDWDAATVSGWKGVVAVVRDGSLAGVIADTESLAERAAAALAASARWRESPTLPDADALPAWLKTLPTVDLRLGDAGENPRPSDATAPATRTLRAAYSKPFIKHGSIGPSCAVALAQGANLEVWSHTQGIFNLRKDLSLALGLAESAIVVRHMQGAGCYGHNGADDVAFDAAWLAGHCAGRPVRVQWSRADELNWSPLGPAMSMALQADVDARGQVTAWRHELWSPGHGLRPGRAASPTLLGSWYLASPFERLASVDAPRAAGGGADRNAEPIYRFPASSVVCHRVLDVPMRTSSLRALGAYGNVFAIESFMDELAHAAGVDPLAYRLAHLQDPRGIAVLEKAAAMAQWPSRSGPPGEGQGRGMGFARYKNTGAYCAVVADVDVQERVRVRRLWIAVDVGLAINPDGVRQQIEGGALQAVSWTLMESARFDRMRMLGDNWEHYPMLRFPDVPEVDIAIVQDAGGDPLGAGETSLGPTAAAIGNAVFDALGVRVRDLPLTFENITHAMQA
- the serS gene encoding serine--tRNA ligase, producing the protein MLDPTLLRKDLQTVVDRLKTRGVQFDMERFNALESRRKSVQTETESLQARRNALAKQIGQLKAQGQDASAVMAESQALPGRLKELEEELAGLQEALTELLRVVPNLPHPSVPVGASSDDNVEVRRWIPGAAAPDGNPAPLPFEPRDHVAVGEALGLDFDLAAKLSGARFSFMRGQAARLHRALAQFMLDLHTGQHGYTECYTPYIVNSSTLYGVGQLPKFKDDMFWVTKGGGDDDPREDAQGRPYVREDQYLISTSEVTLTSVARDTILADADLPMKLTAHTPCFRSEAGSGGRDTRGMIRQHQFDKVEMVQIVRPETSYDALDEMVGHAERVLQLLGLPYRVMLLCTGDMGFNSAKTYDLEVWLPAQNAWREISSVSNCENFQARRMQGRFRNAAGKPEFVHTLNGSGLAVGRAMVAVLENCQQADGSVLVPEVLQPYMGGLSVLRP